The proteins below come from a single Miscanthus floridulus cultivar M001 chromosome 1, ASM1932011v1, whole genome shotgun sequence genomic window:
- the LOC136502662 gene encoding uncharacterized protein: MGFFHGKTSKQTSRVKKLLKLALSRLAIAQRPRLARKSISRRDVSQLLALGHLHRAFLRTEQVIEEDNMLQAFDIIELYCKCLIEHAVQLDKPQECSEDIKEATAGIMFAARWCGDVPELLVARNILADKFGSDFTVAAKEGTGIVNPMLVWKLSGDRTNVELKKKVAKEIAAENNILVDFSEL, from the exons atgggtTTCTTCCACGGGAAGACCTCGAAGCAGACCTCCAGGGTTAAGAAGCTTCTCAAGCTGGCCTTGTCGCGCCTCGCCATTGCTCAGCGTCCTCGGCTTGCTCGCAAGTCAATCTCACGCCGTGATGTTAGCCAGCTCCTCGCGCTCGGCCACCTCCACCGTGCCTTCCTTCGT ACAGAGCAGGTCATCGAGGAGGACAACATGCTTCAAGCCTTCGACATCATTGAGCTATACTGCAAATGTCTTATTGAGCATGCTGTACAATTGGACAAACCACA GGAGTGTAGCGAGGATATCAAGGAAGCGACAGCCGGGATCATGTTTGCGGCGAGGTGGTGCGGCGACGTGCCGGAGTTGCTCGTCGCACGCAACATCCTCGCAGATAAATTCGGCAGCGATTTCACTGTGGCTGCAAAGGAGGGAACCGGAATTGTCAATCCGATG CTGGTGTGGAAATTGTCCGGCGACAGAACAAACGTGGAGCTGAAGAAGAAGGTGGCCAAGGAGATCGCTGCTGAAAACAATATACTGGTGGACTTCTCTGAGCTCTAG